The genomic region ATCCTCACAATTTTCCAATTGGGTATTAAACTTCATAAACTGTTCATAAATAACGTCCATGAGTATTCCATAGATATCATTTTGACGCTGCTCATAAGCGGCATTCCCTATTCTTACCGGCTTAGATCCCTTATATCCGCTTAAATGGTCTAAGGTTTTTTCGGTAAGTGTTTTCTCCTTGTTAATACCGTACATAATCTGCAATTTTTCATCTTTATCCGGTATTAGGTCGATAATAAACTGAAGAAAACGTTTGGCCATGTTTTTGTGGCCCAATTCGGAAACCACCTTAATTACCATAGAAGCATCGCGGATCCAGCAGAAACGGTAATCCCAATTTCTTACCTCCCCAATAGTTTCTGGAAGCGAAGTGGTAGCTGCTGCCAATACAGCACCCGATTTATCATAACTAAGCATTTTTAAGGTTAAAGCACTTCTTAAAATTTCCTTATTGTATTTTTTATAAGTTGGGGTTCGTTCCGACCAGTTCAACCAGTAAACCTTAGTTCGCGAAAGTTCTAAAAATGCCTTGTTTACTGTTGGTACAAATATTTTTTCATTATACCCCACCAAAAAGTAACCATCGCTTTCTATTTCAATTTCTTCACCTTCAGCAACTTTGTTTTTATCAAAACTCGTGTATAAAAATAAGGTATCGAACTTTTCCTTATCAGTTAAGCTTACTATAAAGTCTTCTTTAACATAGATGTTTGTAACGCCCAAAGCATATTCCAATTTGGGTTTATAATCCACTCGAAATTTTGGGGTTCCCTTGATATACTCAATGTACCTGATAATATCCGGAGGAGAGTTATAGCCACCATCTTCCTCATAATACCTTGGCATAAAATCCCAAACGGTAAAGGCATCATTTCCGTTTGAAAAATGAGTTTTCAGCACACTTGTATTTTTATAGTATTCTTGGGTAATGGTATACGAATCGTCTACCTTAAAACCAAAATTCCCACCAATCTCTTCATCTAAAATTTTAGCGAATACAGAAGAAGAATCAAATTCGGGTAAACAACACCAGTCTATCGATCCCGTTTTAGAAATTAAAGCAGCGCTTCTGCAATTTCCAATGATTCCATATTCTAAATTATTCATATATATTATTTATTTTGATAATTATTTTATTGGAGCTTCTAAAAGCAAAACAGCTATTTCTTTAGATTAGTACAATCTTCTTTTCCCTTTTTATCCCTAAAAAGTGTTCTGCTATTCTGGTAACACGGCCTAAAAAAGCTTTCAATATCCATTATAAGAATATTGGAATAATTTATCCACATCCTTATATTAATTATATTTTTTATAACGTTTAAGACCTAATTATTCCTTAAATTAACGAAAATCTTATTTGTAAACCAATATTCTCATCTTAAATGAAACTTAATAAATAAATACATTTCGATTATGATAAAATCCTACTTGTTTTTATCCTATTATCGTAAAAATAATCATAAATAAAAATCAACTTAAAAAAAAGAAAAACAGCAACCAAAAAACTATGAGTAAGACAATTATTGTTTCCAACCGATTACCGCTTCAAGTAAAACTTAATAACGATGAGCTAGAGATTACTCCCAGCGTAGGTGGTTTGGCAACTGGAATGAAATCGGTGCACAAAGACGGCGGTGGAATTTGGATTGGATGGTCTGGACTTACAGACGAGGAACTGAATAGCGAACTAGAGGCAAAAGTAGATAAAGCCGTGGCCAAGGAAAACTGTGCGGCGGTTAACCTCTCCCAAAACGATATTGATAATTTCTATTACGGTTTTAGCAACCGAACACTTTGGCCGTTGTTCCATTATTTCATGGAATATACCGAGTTTGAAAAGGACTTTTGGGAATCTTACAAGAGTGTGAACCAGAAATTTGCCGATGTAGTAATCGATCATTTGGAAGACGGCGATAAAGTTTGGGTACACGATTATCAACTGCTATTATTACCGCAACTTATAAAAGAAAAAAAGCCAGATACTTCCATAGGTTTCTTTTTGCACATCCCCTTCCCCTCCTATGAAATTTTTAGGACTTTCCCCTGGCGGGAAGAATTGCTTACGGGAATGTTAGGGGCAGACCTTTTAGGGTTCCACACCTATGATTACGAGCGTCATTTTTTAAGCTCTATAAAAAGAATATTAAGGTTGGATGTAAAATTCAACGAAATTGTGTACCACGATAGAATTGTAAAGGTGGACTCTTTTCCAATGGGAATCGATTATAAAAAATTTCATGATGCTGCGGTCCAGCATACCGAAC from Galbibacter sp. BG1 harbors:
- a CDS encoding glycoside hydrolase family 15 protein, giving the protein MNNLEYGIIGNCRSAALISKTGSIDWCCLPEFDSSSVFAKILDEEIGGNFGFKVDDSYTITQEYYKNTSVLKTHFSNGNDAFTVWDFMPRYYEEDGGYNSPPDIIRYIEYIKGTPKFRVDYKPKLEYALGVTNIYVKEDFIVSLTDKEKFDTLFLYTSFDKNKVAEGEEIEIESDGYFLVGYNEKIFVPTVNKAFLELSRTKVYWLNWSERTPTYKKYNKEILRSALTLKMLSYDKSGAVLAAATTSLPETIGEVRNWDYRFCWIRDASMVIKVVSELGHKNMAKRFLQFIIDLIPDKDEKLQIMYGINKEKTLTEKTLDHLSGYKGSKPVRIGNAAYEQRQNDIYGILMDVIYEQFMKFNTQLENCEDLWTITKGIVWVVNKHWRETDKGIWEFRTEEKHFTFSKVLCWVAVDKALRVAKMLNKTRKIEKWTALETEIREDIHKNAWNEEVQAFTQFYGSKDMDASVLLMEPYGFIDAKDERYINTVKAIGEELSNDGLLYRYKNQDDFGLPSSSFTICTFWYINALNKIGEHDKAVELFEKLLSYSNHLGLFSEDIDFKTKRLLGNFPQAYSHLALIETAINLSNYITEEEQIRGNVRQD